In one window of Frigoriglobus tundricola DNA:
- a CDS encoding glycosyltransferase family 4 protein — MTARSPRIVIASSGLGHVARGIEAWADDLAAALDARGEQVVLCKGAGAVTRPYERVVPCLRREAPATLRLLRHLPRRLSWRVGLGSGYRIEQTTFALNLVRLLRREPADVLHVQDPQVAAIAQRAGRMGLIRARTVLAHGTEEPPAFLARIRYLQHLAPWHLEQARAGGVWRPTWTAIPNFIDTDRFSPGPGDALRSELGIPAGARVVLTAAAISRGHKRIDHLIAEFAEVRRRAPELPVWLVVAGGWEPETDELVAEGTRRLGDRVRFLVRFPRQRMPDLYRAADVFVLCSLFEMMPIALIEATASGLPCVVNGHPILEWMTGPGRASRWARPGR, encoded by the coding sequence ATGACCGCGCGTTCGCCCCGAATCGTCATCGCGTCCTCCGGATTGGGCCACGTCGCCCGCGGGATCGAGGCGTGGGCCGACGACCTTGCGGCCGCGCTGGACGCGCGCGGCGAACAGGTGGTTCTGTGCAAGGGCGCGGGGGCCGTGACCCGGCCCTACGAACGGGTCGTCCCGTGCCTGCGGCGCGAGGCCCCGGCCACGCTCCGGCTCCTCCGCCACCTGCCCCGGCGGCTGTCGTGGCGCGTGGGGCTCGGCTCCGGGTACCGGATCGAGCAGACCACCTTTGCCCTCAACCTGGTCCGCCTCCTGCGGCGCGAGCCGGCGGACGTCCTGCACGTGCAGGACCCGCAGGTCGCGGCCATCGCCCAGCGCGCGGGGCGCATGGGGCTGATCCGCGCCCGGACCGTCCTGGCCCACGGCACCGAGGAGCCGCCGGCGTTCCTCGCGCGCATCCGGTACCTGCAGCACCTCGCGCCCTGGCACCTCGAACAGGCGCGGGCGGGCGGCGTGTGGCGGCCGACGTGGACCGCGATCCCCAACTTCATCGACACGGACCGCTTTTCGCCCGGGCCCGGGGACGCGCTGCGGAGCGAGCTCGGGATCCCCGCGGGCGCGCGGGTCGTGCTGACCGCGGCCGCGATCAGCCGCGGGCACAAGCGCATCGACCACCTGATCGCCGAGTTCGCCGAGGTGCGCCGGCGGGCCCCCGAGCTGCCCGTGTGGCTCGTCGTCGCCGGCGGGTGGGAGCCCGAGACCGATGAGCTGGTGGCCGAGGGCACGCGCCGGCTGGGCGACCGCGTCCGGTTCCTGGTCCGCTTCCCGCGCCAGCGGATGCCGGACCTGTACCGCGCCGCCGACGTGTTCGTCCTGTGCAGCCTCTTCGAGATGATGCCGATCGCCCTGATCGAGGCGACCGCGTCCGGGCTCCCGTGCGTGGTGAACGGGCACCCGATCCTGGAGTGGATGACCGGCCCCGGGCGCGCGTCGCGATGGGCGCGGCCGGGCCGCTGA
- a CDS encoding glycosyltransferase, translated as MSTPSSIPAAPLPLAGRRIGFYTSVVGMGGSEVVFADAMEAAHRAGAELVCWSESGAAIRQIVASRADRLRVTHRAWPAAAAAAGPTEPAARAAPALRPRIKPLAVMWHRLVPVSVRRWAGFCQSARAFRAELRRVPVDLLFVNVNGSEAVSLAGGDGRVPVVNCYHLSFTRSSGGRLARFGDWAARRATMRAGALAVHVSAAARDQWSGQFGYPTDRTRVIYNGVEPTAVPDRAATRAALGVPEGAFVFCAPGRLDDNKGHRYLLQALQTNKEQFSNSCVLICGDGSLRPALEHFVSQSGLGGIVRFLGWRNDLPEILHAADCTVLSSVSSENLSVAVLESLMVGTPAVVTRVGGMAEAVREGETGYVVPPRDSAALAAAMLRLCSKQDLAREMRAAARRDAQVRFTRERMMAEYVAVFAEVLGGRNRTRE; from the coding sequence TTGAGTACGCCCTCGTCGATTCCGGCCGCCCCCCTCCCGCTGGCGGGCCGCCGCATCGGTTTCTACACCTCCGTTGTGGGCATGGGGGGCTCCGAAGTCGTCTTCGCGGACGCGATGGAGGCCGCCCACCGGGCCGGTGCGGAGCTCGTGTGCTGGTCGGAATCGGGCGCGGCGATCCGGCAAATTGTGGCGTCCCGAGCGGACCGGCTGCGCGTCACCCACCGCGCCTGGCCGGCCGCCGCTGCCGCCGCCGGTCCGACCGAACCGGCGGCCCGTGCCGCACCGGCGCTGCGCCCGCGGATCAAACCGCTCGCCGTCATGTGGCACCGGCTGGTGCCCGTTTCGGTGCGCCGGTGGGCCGGGTTCTGCCAGTCGGCCCGCGCGTTCCGCGCCGAGCTGCGCCGGGTGCCGGTGGACCTGTTGTTCGTCAACGTCAACGGGTCCGAAGCGGTATCGCTCGCGGGGGGCGACGGGCGGGTCCCGGTCGTCAACTGTTACCACCTGTCGTTCACCCGCTCGTCCGGGGGGCGGCTCGCGCGGTTCGGCGATTGGGCCGCCCGCCGCGCAACGATGCGCGCGGGGGCGCTCGCGGTACACGTGTCCGCGGCCGCTCGCGATCAGTGGTCCGGTCAGTTCGGGTACCCGACGGACCGGACCCGGGTCATCTACAACGGCGTCGAACCGACCGCGGTGCCCGACCGAGCGGCCACCCGCGCCGCGCTGGGGGTTCCAGAGGGCGCGTTTGTGTTCTGCGCCCCCGGTCGGCTGGACGACAATAAAGGGCACCGCTACCTGTTGCAGGCGCTACAAACGAACAAAGAGCAGTTTTCCAATTCGTGCGTCCTGATTTGCGGGGACGGCTCGTTGCGCCCCGCGCTGGAGCACTTCGTTTCGCAGTCGGGGCTCGGCGGCATCGTCCGTTTTCTGGGGTGGCGCAACGACCTGCCGGAAATCCTGCACGCCGCGGATTGCACCGTGCTCTCGTCGGTCTCGTCCGAGAACCTCAGCGTAGCGGTGCTCGAGTCCCTGATGGTTGGCACGCCCGCGGTCGTCACCCGAGTGGGGGGCATGGCCGAGGCCGTCCGGGAGGGCGAGACCGGTTACGTCGTCCCCCCCCGCGACTCCGCGGCCCTTGCGGCCGCGATGCTGCGGCTGTGCTCCAAGCAGGACCTGGCGAGGGAGATGCGGGCGGCGGCGCGACGGGACGCGCAGGTCCGCTTCACGCGCGAACGAATGATGGCCGAATACGTCGCGGTCTTCGCCGAAGTGCTCGGGGGCCGCAACCGCACCCGGGAGTGA
- a CDS encoding glycosyltransferase family 2 protein, with product MSVVIPTYNSGPLVVEAVASVLAQTRPAAEIVVVDDGSTDDTAARLAAFGPAVRYVRKDNGGVSTARNRGVAEATGDWIAFLDADDVWHPRKLEVQCAALARRPDLCLLGTGTYRWPGAHPDPGAEPVVHAVRFDSLVVRNCLVTSTVLARAETLRAAGPFDVALCGPEDHDMWIRVAQRAPTANLSVALTGYRLATPNSLSKNTDRMEAGMRVILEKLERNGVFRGQPLLRRRAWSYFRFSCGAMRYWAGEPGAAIRHLVRSVVGYPFSPITPGQPRKYTFARLKLIAMAVLVGVRGTRRTAAEIWGGR from the coding sequence GTGAGCGTGGTCATCCCGACCTACAACAGCGGGCCGCTCGTGGTCGAGGCGGTCGCCTCGGTGCTCGCGCAGACGCGCCCGGCGGCCGAGATCGTCGTGGTGGACGACGGCTCGACCGACGACACGGCCGCGCGCCTGGCCGCGTTCGGCCCGGCGGTCCGGTACGTGCGCAAGGACAACGGCGGGGTGTCCACGGCCCGCAACCGCGGGGTGGCCGAAGCCACCGGCGACTGGATCGCGTTCCTCGACGCCGACGACGTGTGGCACCCGCGCAAGCTGGAGGTCCAGTGCGCGGCCCTCGCCCGCCGGCCGGACCTGTGCCTGCTCGGGACCGGCACCTACCGGTGGCCGGGCGCGCACCCCGACCCGGGGGCGGAGCCGGTCGTCCACGCGGTCCGGTTCGACAGCCTCGTCGTCCGCAACTGCCTGGTCACCTCGACGGTCCTGGCCCGGGCCGAGACGCTGCGGGCGGCCGGCCCGTTCGACGTGGCGCTGTGCGGCCCCGAGGACCACGACATGTGGATCCGCGTGGCGCAACGGGCGCCGACGGCGAACCTGTCCGTGGCCCTGACCGGCTACCGCCTGGCCACGCCGAACAGCCTGAGCAAGAACACCGACCGCATGGAAGCGGGGATGCGCGTCATCCTCGAGAAGCTGGAGCGGAACGGGGTGTTTCGCGGGCAGCCGCTCTTGCGGCGGCGGGCGTGGAGCTACTTCCGGTTCTCGTGCGGGGCCATGCGGTACTGGGCCGGGGAGCCGGGGGCCGCGATCCGCCACCTGGTCCGGTCGGTGGTCGGGTACCCGTTCTCGCCGATCACCCCCGGGCAGCCCCGCAAGTACACGTTCGCGCGGCTCAAGCTGATCGCGATGGCCGTTCTGGTCGGCGTCCGGGGCACGCGCCGCACCGCGGCCGAAATCTGGGGGGGCAGATGA
- a CDS encoding FkbM family methyltransferase: MRLPGAVRHYLRYRRVITFRSYLRLRSALIREGTGAIGFLDTIELQLRAPLSAAVRVRPRSNAIFTITEVLLDRVYAAAVGVAKNARTVLDLGANIGLASLYFAGELPAARVFAVEPDAGNFGLLEHNLRSLIAAGRARVRRGAAWDRDTPVAFLRPDAIGHVNAGVVRSVDLIPDPPDPALVCPGYRMSTRVSGSGFDSIDLLKVDIEGAERTLFADHEGWLHRVKLLAIEFHTDSREASNFDEVMNRSGFRILCDDGHTVVAMRTDGAC; encoded by the coding sequence ATGAGACTTCCGGGGGCCGTCCGACACTATCTGCGGTATCGCCGTGTGATCACGTTCCGGTCGTACTTGCGGCTCCGGTCGGCACTGATCCGAGAGGGGACCGGCGCGATCGGGTTCCTGGACACGATCGAGTTACAATTGCGCGCTCCGCTCTCCGCCGCGGTTCGCGTGCGGCCGCGGAGCAATGCCATCTTCACAATCACCGAGGTGCTCCTTGACCGGGTCTACGCGGCCGCGGTCGGGGTCGCAAAAAACGCGCGCACGGTTCTGGACCTCGGGGCGAACATCGGGCTGGCGAGTCTCTATTTCGCTGGGGAGCTCCCGGCGGCGAGGGTGTTTGCCGTAGAACCGGACGCCGGGAACTTCGGCTTGCTGGAACACAACCTCCGCTCCCTCATTGCTGCGGGCCGGGCGCGAGTGCGGCGCGGAGCCGCCTGGGACCGGGACACCCCCGTCGCGTTCCTCCGACCCGACGCGATCGGCCACGTCAACGCCGGGGTCGTGCGCTCCGTCGATCTGATCCCCGACCCGCCGGATCCGGCCCTGGTCTGCCCGGGCTACCGGATGTCGACGCGGGTTTCCGGGTCGGGTTTCGACAGCATCGATCTGCTCAAGGTCGACATTGAGGGCGCCGAGCGCACGCTGTTCGCGGACCACGAGGGGTGGCTGCACCGGGTCAAACTGCTGGCCATTGAGTTTCACACCGACTCGCGCGAGGCGAGCAATTTCGACGAGGTGATGAATCGTTCCGGTTTTCGTATATTGTGTGACGACGGTCACACGGTTGTCGCCATGCGAACGGATGGTGCGTGTTGA